CCGAAGTCAGTGCAGCCACCGCCAGCAGCAGCGCCACCAGCAGGATGCGCAGCTCGCCGGCGCGGAAATCGCGCAGCGCCATGCGCGCGGCAAACATCAGGTCAGCTTTCATCGGGTGCTTTCTGCTTTCGATTTTCTGCGTGGGTGCTTGTCATGCACAATGCGCGCCTTTCGTGTCCGGCCAGTGAGACCTTCGATGTCCGCAAACGATCTCGACAATTTCGTGACCGCAGTCGTCGCCGGCGCGCTGATTCCCGACCCGGGCACGATGTTCAACCCGTGGGGCGATCACGACCCGACGCACGACCTGTCGCCGGAAGCACCGCAGATCCGCGCCGACCATCTGCATCGCTATCTCGCCGCCCGGCTGGGCCGCGCCCGTGTGCTGCTGATCGCCGAGGCACCCAGCTACAGCGGCGCCAAATTCTCCGGCATGGCGATGACCAGCGAACGCGACGTGCTGGCGCGCGGTGCCGCCGGACATGGCGACGATTGCTTTGATGACTATTTCGACGGCGGTTTCCGGCGCACCAGCCGCGAGCTGCCCCAGCTGAAGAACCGCGAAGGCATGCTGGAACGCACCGCCAGCATCGTGTGGGGCGCGATGCGCGACCAGAACTGGCCGGCACGCGACTTCGTGCTGTGGAATGCGGTCGCCTATCACCCCCACCTGCCGGGCCAGCCGCTGACCAATCGCGCGCCCAGCATGACCGAGCGGCGCGCGCTGCGGCCGCTGCTGGAACAGTTCCTCGCGCTTTTCCCGGGCGTGCCGCGCATGGCGATCGGCCGCATCTGCCAGGCCAGCCTGGCCGACATGGGCATCGAAGCGCTGCCGGCGCGCCACCCCAGTTACGGCGGTGCGCCCGAATTCCGCGCGGCGGTCAGCGCGCTGCGCGATCAGCTCACTGACGGGCAAGTTTGACGAAGCGCGCGTCCGGCTGTTCGAAATTGCTGCGCCAGGGATTGATGTCCAGCCCGCCACGCCGCGTATAGAGGGCGTTGACCGTCAGGCGCTCCGGCCGGCAGCGCTGCAGCAGATCCATATAGATGCGCTCGACGCAGTGCTCGTGAAAATCGGCGTGGTTGCGAAAGGACACGACGTAGCGCAGCAGACCTTCGCGATCGATGCGCGGACCGCGGTAGCGCACCATCAATGTCGCCCAGTCCGGCTGCAGCGTGACCGGACAGTTGGTTTTCAGCAGGTCGGAACGCAGGCATTCCTCGACCGGATCGCCGCCTGCCGACAGCAATGAAGCATCCGGCTGGTAGCAGTCGAAATGCAGCTCGGGCGCATCGATCGAGTCGCCCGGCAGCGCATCCAGTTGAGTCCAAGCCTGCGTCGGCAGTGCGTCGAGCGCATACAGTTCGACCATCACACCCGACTGACAGGCTGCCGACAGATCGGTTTCGATCAGTGCGCGCACCGCTTCGCGCGACACCATGCGCTCATTGTTGTAGCTGTTCAGGTAGAGCTTCAGCGATTTCGATTCGACCATGCACACGCTGTCTGCAGGAATGTCGAAGCGGCCGATCGCCACTTGCGGTTTGCCGTGCGGGTCGAGCCAGGAAATTTCCCAGGCGTGCCAGCGGTCGATGCCGGAAAACGGCAGCGGCTGACCGTGCACCAGACCGAGCGACTGTCGCGATGCGGTGCGCTGCATCGGGAACAGCAGCCCGGCGTCGTAGCGGTCCGGATAGTCGGAGCTGCGCCCGAGCGGCGAGTGCGACGGCAACTGGCGTTCGTCGTCCATCATTGCCCCATCGACTTGCGGATCAGCGCCGCAGCGTCGGTATTGCCGACCTTCAGCGCCCAGTCGACCGCCGTTTCGCCGTCGCGCCCGCGCACCCGGGCATCGGCACGCGCCGCCAGCAGGACGCGCACGGTGTCGATGTTGTTGCTGCGGGCCGCCAGCATCAATGCAGTCGCGCCATTCGGCGCCAGCGCATCGACCGGTGCGCCACGCGCGATCAGTGCCTTCAGCGGCGCGCTGTGGCCCTGCATCGCGGCGTAATGCAGGGCCGACCAGCCCTGCGTATTGACCGGGTCGGCGCCCTTCGCCAGCAGCAGGTCGACCACTTCGGCATGACCGCTGTACGCCGCCACCGCAAGTGCGGTTTCGCCGACCGCATTGACCGCTTCGAGCTTCGCTCGGCGCTCGAGCAGGGCCTTGACCAGATCGAGGTGACCGGCGCGGGACGCAATGATCAGCAGCGTTTCGCCGCGCGGATCGACCGAATTCACGTCCAGCCCGCGATCGACGAAGGCGGCCACGGTGCGTGCGTCGCCAATATTGGCGGCATTGATCAGGTCGTCGTAGGCCGCACCCAGCACGCCGCTGGTCGCCGCGAGACAGGTACTCAGCACCAGGATGCGCAGGGTCTTCATGCCGCGACTCCGATACGTCCGGCCTGCCGGGCTGCGTCGCTGAACACACGGAAAAAGTTGTCGCTGGTCACGCGGGCGACGTCATCGAGCGACATGTCGCGCACGCGCGCCAGCTCGGCCGCCACATGCGGCACGAAGGACGGCTCGTTCATCTTGCCGCGGTAAGGCACCGGCGCAAGGTAGGGCGAATCGGTTTCGATCAGCATGGCGCGCGCCGGAATGGCCCTGGCCACATCGCGCAGCGACTGCGCGTTCTTGAATGTGACGATGCCGGAAAAGGAAATGCAGAAACCCATGTCGATCGCGGCTTCGGCCACCTCAAGTGATTCGGTGAAGCAGTGCATGACGCCGCCGACTTCGTGCGCCTTCTCCTCGCGCATGATGGCCAGCGTGTCTTCTGCCGCCGATCGGGTGTGGATGATCAGCGGCTTGCCGCACTCGCGCGCGGCCCGGATGTGGGTGCGGAAGCGGGCGCGCTGCCATGCCAGGTCGCCGGTCAGGCGGAAGTAATCCAGCCCGGTTTCGCCGATCGCCACCACGCGCGGGTGGTCGGACAGCTTCACCAGCTGCGCGACATCCGGTTCGGTCACGTCTTCATAGTCCGGATGCACGCCCAGCGAAGCGAACACATTGTCGTGCCGGCCCGCCATCGCGGTGACGCGCGGCCACTGTTCGATATTGACCGACACGCACAGGGCGTGGCTGACCTGCTGCGCACGCATGTTGGCGATCAGTTCGTCCTCGCGGACGGCCAGGTCGGGAAAGTCGATGTGGCAATGGGAATCGATGAACATTGAAGAACCGGAAAAAACGTATTCGTTGGGGTCGCCCGGATCACGCCCGGGCGGCCCGGTCAAAGCGTGTGCGTCTGCCGCGTGGACGCCAGATGGCTGCCGATGACGGACTCGATCTTGGCGCGCGCCGCCTTGCTGCTGTCGTCTTCGCCGAAGCGCAGGCCGATGCCCTGCTGCTTGCCGCCCTGCGCGTCCGGCGGTGTCACCCACGCGACGGTGCCCTGGATCGGCAGCTTGGCCGGATCGTCCATCAACTGGAGCAGCAGGAATACCTCGTCACCGATCTTGTAGACGCGGTTGGTCGGCAGGAATATCCCGCCGCCCTTCAGGAAGGGCATGTAGGCGGCGTACAGCACCGATTTCGAACTGACGGCGAGTGACAGTACGCTGCGCCGGTTACCCGACGTGACCTGCGGTTCGCTCATTCCTGTTGTCCTGGGGTCTCTGCTGACATCAAGTACATCAAGTTTCGCTCAGCGTGCCGCCCGGAACAGTCTGGCGTAACGCAGCAGCATGTCTTCCACGAAGAGCCGGGCATTCAGCGGGTGATGCGCGAGCGCCCGGACCTTCAGCAATTCATTGTACCCACGCAGCACGGTCGCGACATCGCTGCGTTGTGCAAGCGCCTGCAACGCCGCCTGACGCGCCACGAACACGCGCGGTGCGCCGGCCGTCGATTGCATGACCAGATCGGCCATCCAGCGCTGCAGCCAGGTCACCAGCGTCGGCAGGTCGGTCAGCCCGGGCTCACCCTTCTTGCGGCCCTGCAGCCAGCCGGCCCAGCGCGCCGCCACTTCCAGCGGTGCATCGATTGCGTGCCTCGATACATCATCGACAAACTGGCTCTGAATCTGAGCCTCTTTTGATGCGGCGAGATCACGTGCATGCAGCGGCGCCCCGGCGCACAGCGCCAGCGCATCGGCCGCCTGCGCGATGCCCTGAGCCTTGAGCCAGGCCATCGACTGTTCGATCGGCGGCAGGTGAAAGGGCAACAGCCGGGTGCGGCTGCGTATCGTCGGCAACAGATTTCTTGGGTGGTCTGAAATCAATAAAAACAATGTATTTACAGGAGGCTCTTCAAGTACTTTAAGAAGTGAATTGGCGGACTCGGACAGCATGGCTTCAGCCGGATACAGCACGACCACGCGGTAGCCACCCTGGTGCGATCCCACGCCAAGTCGTTCGATGACGGCTCGAACCTGAGCGATGCGGATCAGTTTCGACTTCGCCTTGCCGCCTTCGCCGTCCTCTGTGTCGTCAGCCTCGCCCGCTTCCTCGTCGAGCGCCTCCGGGCGCACCGTCAGCAGGTCGGGGTGATTGCCGCTCGTGATCAGCACACAGGACGCACACGCTCCGCAGGCGGTTTGCGTGCCGCGGGCGCGTTCGCACAGCATGCGCGCCGCCAGCGCCTCCGCGAATTCGCGCTTGCCGACACCGGACGGACCGGCCAGCAGCAACGCGTGCGGCATGCGGTCCGTGCCGGCGAGCACCTGGTTCCACTGTGGCTTCAACCAATCATGAATCATTCAATTACAGTAGCTTGAGAGAATTTCTTCGAGCTGAATCGAGACAATATGCGGCTGCATCGACGCATCGATGACCCGCATCCGCGCGGAATCGGCGGCGGCCCGCCCGAGATAGGCCGCCCGTACGCGGTTGAAGAAGTCGGCCTGCTCGCGCTCGAAGCGATCCGGGTCTCCGCCATTTGCGGCCAGTCGTTGCGCCGCAACTTCGCACGGCAGATCGAACAGCAGCGTCAGTCCCGGTTGCAGGCCGCGCTGGACCCACTGTTCCAGCACGCCGAGCCTGGCTGTATCGATGCCGCGACCGCCACCCTGATAGGCGAAGCTGGCGTCGGTAAAGCGGTCACACAATACCCACTCGCCGCGCGCCAGCGCGGGTTCGATCACCTGTGCCAGATGCTCGCGGCGCGCGGCGAACATCAGCAGCGCCTCGGTATCCGCATGCATGGCTTCGTGCAGCAGCAGTGCGCGCAGTGACTCGCCCAGCGGCGTGCCGCCGGGCTCGCGGGTCAGCAGCACGGTGTCGCCGCGTGCGCGCAGCCAGTCTGCCGCATGGGCGATCTGGGTGCTCTTGCCGGCACCATCCATGCCTTCGAACGTGATGAAACGGTATGTCTGCATCTGTGTGGCGATCCTGCCTGCGTTCATCGTGTTTGCGTTCATCCCCTACTTGCGTTCATTTCTCGCCGGACGGCGCTGATAACGGTCGACGGCGCGGTTGTGCTCCGCCAGTGTGCGCGAGAACTCGCTGCTGCCATCGCCGCGAGCGACGAAGTAATAGTAGGGGCTGGGCGCCGGATTGAGTGCGGCGTCTATCGCTGCCCGGCCGGGCAGCGCGATCGGCGTGGGCGGCAAGCCGACCCGGGTATAGGTGTTGTACGGCGTGTCGGCACGCAGATGGGCACGCGTGAGATTGCCGTCGAAGCGCTCGCCCAGACCATAGATCACGGTCGGATCGGTCTGCAGCGGCATGCCGACGCGCAGGCGATTGACGAACACCGACGCGATCATCGGCCGGTCAGCGGCGGTGCCGGTTTCCTTTTCGATGATGGATGCCATGATCAGCGCGTCCTGCGGCGAGCGATAAGGCAGATCGGCCGGACGGTTCTGCCACGCCTGGGCAAGCTGGGCCTTCATCGCATGATGTGCGCGTCTGAGCACGGCAACATCACTGTCGCCCTTGGCGAACAGATAGGTGTCGGGGAAAAACCAGCCTTCGGCGAAGGGCGCGTCGCTGCCGATGCGCGCGAGCAGTTGCGCGTCATCCAGCGCAGCGGCTTCCAGCAAAAGATCCGGATGCGCCGCCAGCGCCGCGCGGGCCTGGCGCCAGGTCCAGCCTTCGATCAGCCGCACCTCGCGCAGCGTCACGTCGCCGCGCGTCATCATTTCGAGCAGCTCGACCGGCGTCAGGCCGCTGCGGAAGGCATAGCTGCCGGCCTGCAGCTTCGTACCATCCACGGCCACCCGCCCGATCAGCCCCAACAGCAACGGCTCGACCGGCACACCGGCCGCGGCGATCTGATGCGTCGCCTGACGCAGGGCCGTTCCGGGGCGCAGCGTGAACTCGACGGCTTCGCCGTCCCAGACCAGCGGACGCTGGGCATACCCGACCAGCGCGGCGACGGCAGCGAGCGCGGCGACCAGCGCGAGCAGGGCGAGACGGACGAGAACACGGATCATGCGGAAGAAGCGGATGGCGGGCGGCGCAGCACGCCGGGTCGCATATGTTAACCTCTCCCACGTGGTCGCCGACCGTCTGCATCAACCGCCTGACTTCCGTTTCTGCCTACCATGACCTTCACCGATCTTCTTCCGGCCGGCACCGTGGCCAACGATGGCCAGTTTCCGGCCATGCAGGATGCCACCGCCGAAATGCGTGCGGCGCATGACGCGACCGTGCTCGTTCCACTGAGCCACCTGTCGCGCCTGCACGCCGACGGCGAGGACGCCTCGGCTTTCCTGCACAACCTGCTGACGCAGGACGTCAAGGGCCTGCCGGCGAACGCCGCGCGGCTCGCCGGCTTCTGCAGTGCCAAGGGTCGTCTGCTGGCCGCCTTCACGATCTGGCGCGAGGGCAGCGCCGTTGTCGTGCAGTTGCCGACTGCGCTGGCCGAACCGATGCGCAAGAAGCTGTCGATGTATGTATTGCGCTCGAAAGTGACGCTTTCTGACAGCAGCGCAGCGCGCCCTGCGCTCGGACTGGCCGGCGGCAACGCCGTCGCCGCCCTGGGTGCAGCCGGGCTGACGGTGCCTGCGGATGTCATGACCACAGCCGGCACCGACGACGTGACGGTGCTGAAGCTGGCCGAGGACAGATTCGAAATCGTGCTGCCGGCGGAACGCCTGGCGACGCTGTGGGGCGCGCTGTCGGCCCACGCAACGCCCGCCGGCACCCCGGTCTGGCGGCGCTTCGACATTCGCGACGGTCTGGTCAGCGTGTGGCCTGAAACGCAGGAGTCCTTCGTGCCGCAGATGGTCAATTTCGAACTGACGGGCGGCGTCAATTTCAAGAAGGGCTGTTACCCGGGGCAGGAAATCGTCGCCCGCACCCAGTATCTGGGCAAGCTCAAGCGGCGCATGTACCGTGCGCAGGCCGACTGTCCGCCCCCGCCGGCCGGCACGCCGGTATATGGCGCCGACACGAACGATCAGGCCTGCGGCACAGTGGTCGATGCGGTCGCCCATCCGGATGGCGGCTGCGAACTGCTGGCCGTGATCCAGATGTCGAGCACAACCGCCGGCGCGGTGAAGCTGGCCAGCCCGGATGGCGCCGCGCTCACTTTGCTGTCGATGCCCTACTCGCTGGGCGAGTGATGACCGTGCGCATCGACTACTTCGTCTATTACCGCATTGAAGCCGGGCGCGAGGCCGAACTGCTGGCGGCGCTGGCCACCATGCAGGCCTCGCTGCACGCGGCGACCGGCATCGCCGGCCGGGTGCGGCGTCGGCTCGACGACCCGTCGACCTGGATGGAAAGCTACGAAGGCGTCAGCGACCAGTACGAATTCGAGATCGAACTGGGCAGTCATGCCTTCCGCCATGGGCTGTACGAACTGCTGGCCGAAGGCAGCCGGCGCCACATGGAACGTTTCCGCGCCCCCGGATGAGCGGCCGGACAGCCCCGACATGTGCCTGATCGCGCTGGGCTGGCGGGTGCGGCCCGACATGCCGCTGCTGGTCATCGCCAATCGCGACGAATTTCATCGCCGGCCGACGGCGCCTCTGGCCTTCTGGCCGGATGCGCCGGACGTGCTGGCCGGGCGCGACCTGCAATCCGGCGGCACCTGGATGGGTGTCACCCGCAGTGGCCGCTTTGCCGCGCTGACCAACTTCCGCGATCCATCCGCGCAACGTGCCGATGCGCGCTCGCGCGGCCTGCTGGTGTCCGGTTTCCTGACCGGCCGGGCCGGCGCGCCCGACTACGCAAACACGCTGCGTCGCAACGGCGGCGACTACAACGGCTTCAATCTGCTGCTGTGCGACGGCGCCTCGCTGGTGTGGATCGGTCATCCGGGCGATGGCGAGATCGACGTGCGAACGCTCGAACCGGGCGTGCACGCCGTGTCCAACCACCTTCCGGGCACGCCCTGGCCCAAGCTGGTGCGGGCGCGCAACGGCCTGTCACGGATGCTGGGCACGCCGGAGGCCGATGAGGCGCCGGCATTCGATTCGCTCACTGACAAGGCGTTCGCACTGCTCGCCGACGACACACCGGCCGACGATGCCGACCTGCCCGACACCGGCGTCGGCATCGAGTGGGAACGCCGGCTGTCGCCGGTTTTCATCAGCGGCGACGAGTACGGCACACGGTCGGGCACCCTGCTGCAACTGACCGATCGACGCCTCTGTGTCGAAGAGCGCCGCTATGGCTGCAGCGGCCGGTATCAGGGTGCATCGCGCTTCAATCTGCACCGTTGAAGGCCAGTGACACCTTATTTCGTGCGTGTGCAATCAAGTTTTGTCTTCACAATGTCGAAAATGCACATTGTCGTGACCGTGTCCCCGCTCCCAGCCCTTTCCCAATGATTGCCGCACCCCTGCCCCCCGGAGAAGCGGAGCGACTGGCCGCGCTGAACGCTACAGCGCTGCTCGACACGCCTGCCGAACCGTCGTTTGATGACCTGACGCGTCTGGCGTCGCAGATCTGCGGCACACCGATGGCCATCATCAGCCTGGTCGACAAGGACCGGCAATGGTTCAAGTCGCGCGTCGGTGTCACCGCCTCCGAGACACCACGCGACATGGCCTTCTGCGCCCATGCCATCCTGGGTTCCGACGTATTCGTGGTCGGAGACGCCCACGACGACGAGCGCTTCCACGACAATCCTCTGGTGACCGGAGCACTGGGCTTGCGCTTCTATGCCGGCGCTCCGCTCGACATCGGCGCCGGACAACGGATCGGCACCCTGTGCGTGCTGGACGTGGTACCGCGCACACTCGATGCTGCACAGCGCGATGCGCTCAACGTGCTGGCGCGCCAGGTCGTCGCGCAGATCCAGTTGCGCGACAAGGTGATCGCACTGCAGGAAGCCACCGCACGCCAATCGCTGTTCGAGCAGCAATTGCAGCGCTTCAACGAGGAAATGCAGACACTGGTTGCGCTGCGCACGCGCGAACTGCAGCAGGCACGCGATCGGGCGGAACTGTATTTCGACGTCGCCGGCAACATGATGGTGGTCACCGATGTGGCGGGCCGGATCGAGCGCGCCAACCGCCGCACCGGCGAGGTGCTGTGCCGGCCAAGCGGATCGCTGCGCGGCGAAGACTGGTTCGAGCTGTGCTTCCCGGCGCAGGAACGTGCTGAAGCCCGGGCATTCTTCATTGGTCTGATCGACGCCGGAAGCGACAGCTCGCGCCGTTTCCACGGCCGGGTGATGACGTCGGACGGACAGTTCCGCACGGTGGCATGGCACACGACGCGCCTCGTTGATGAACGGGGCGTCATCACCGGACTGCTCGGCATGGGTGAAGACATCACGGCCCGGCTCGAAGCGGAAGAGCACCTGCGCCGTACGCTGGACGAACTCGAACGCAGCAACATGGGGCTGCAGCAGTTCGTGCATGTCGCTTCACACGACCTGCGCGAGCCGATCAACTCCATCCTCAACTTCGCCAAGCTGCTTGCGCGCGACCGGCATGAGGCGGACAGCGAACGCATCGACCGCTACATCGATTTCATCCTGCGCGGCGGAGAGCGCCTGCGCACGCTGGTCAATGACCTGCTTTCCTTCGTGCGCATCGACAACAGCGAAGCACGGCTTGACCGCGTGGACCTGAACGAGAGCATTGAAGACACCCGGCAGGTACTGTCCGATGCGATCGAAAAGGCCGGTGCCACGCTGCATGTGGCACCGCTGCCGGCGGTGCGCGGCGACCGTACCCTGCTCGGCCTGCTGCTGCAGAATCTGGTCAGCAACGCGCTGAAGTTCAAGCGGCCGGGCGAGGCGCCGGCCATACGCGTCTGTTCCGAATCGGATGAACATGAGCTGCGCATCCAGGTG
The sequence above is a segment of the Methyloversatilis sp. RAC08 genome. Coding sequences within it:
- a CDS encoding uracil-DNA glycosylase; protein product: MSANDLDNFVTAVVAGALIPDPGTMFNPWGDHDPTHDLSPEAPQIRADHLHRYLAARLGRARVLLIAEAPSYSGAKFSGMAMTSERDVLARGAAGHGDDCFDDYFDGGFRRTSRELPQLKNREGMLERTASIVWGAMRDQNWPARDFVLWNAVAYHPHLPGQPLTNRAPSMTERRALRPLLEQFLALFPGVPRMAIGRICQASLADMGIEALPARHPSYGGAPEFRAAVSALRDQLTDGQV
- the queF gene encoding NADPH-dependent 7-cyano-7-deazaguanine reductase QueF (Catalyzes the NADPH-dependent reduction of 7-cyano-7-deazaguanine (preQ0) to 7-aminomethyl-7-deazaguanine (preQ1) in queuosine biosynthesis), coding for MMDDERQLPSHSPLGRSSDYPDRYDAGLLFPMQRTASRQSLGLVHGQPLPFSGIDRWHAWEISWLDPHGKPQVAIGRFDIPADSVCMVESKSLKLYLNSYNNERMVSREAVRALIETDLSAACQSGVMVELYALDALPTQAWTQLDALPGDSIDAPELHFDCYQPDASLLSAGGDPVEECLRSDLLKTNCPVTLQPDWATLMVRYRGPRIDREGLLRYVVSFRNHADFHEHCVERIYMDLLQRCRPERLTVNALYTRRGGLDINPWRSNFEQPDARFVKLARQ
- a CDS encoding ankyrin repeat domain-containing protein, which gives rise to MKTLRILVLSTCLAATSGVLGAAYDDLINAANIGDARTVAAFVDRGLDVNSVDPRGETLLIIASRAGHLDLVKALLERRAKLEAVNAVGETALAVAAYSGHAEVVDLLLAKGADPVNTQGWSALHYAAMQGHSAPLKALIARGAPVDALAPNGATALMLAARSNNIDTVRVLLAARADARVRGRDGETAVDWALKVGNTDAAALIRKSMGQ
- a CDS encoding TatD family hydrolase, with amino-acid sequence MFIDSHCHIDFPDLAVREDELIANMRAQQVSHALCVSVNIEQWPRVTAMAGRHDNVFASLGVHPDYEDVTEPDVAQLVKLSDHPRVVAIGETGLDYFRLTGDLAWQRARFRTHIRAARECGKPLIIHTRSAAEDTLAIMREEKAHEVGGVMHCFTESLEVAEAAIDMGFCISFSGIVTFKNAQSLRDVARAIPARAMLIETDSPYLAPVPYRGKMNEPSFVPHVAAELARVRDMSLDDVARVTSDNFFRVFSDAARQAGRIGVAA
- a CDS encoding PilZ domain-containing protein yields the protein MSEPQVTSGNRRSVLSLAVSSKSVLYAAYMPFLKGGGIFLPTNRVYKIGDEVFLLLQLMDDPAKLPIQGTVAWVTPPDAQGGKQQGIGLRFGEDDSSKAARAKIESVIGSHLASTRQTHTL
- the holB gene encoding DNA polymerase III subunit delta', translating into MIHDWLKPQWNQVLAGTDRMPHALLLAGPSGVGKREFAEALAARMLCERARGTQTACGACASCVLITSGNHPDLLTVRPEALDEEAGEADDTEDGEGGKAKSKLIRIAQVRAVIERLGVGSHQGGYRVVVLYPAEAMLSESANSLLKVLEEPPVNTLFLLISDHPRNLLPTIRSRTRLLPFHLPPIEQSMAWLKAQGIAQAADALALCAGAPLHARDLAASKEAQIQSQFVDDVSRHAIDAPLEVAARWAGWLQGRKKGEPGLTDLPTLVTWLQRWMADLVMQSTAGAPRVFVARQAALQALAQRSDVATVLRGYNELLKVRALAHHPLNARLFVEDMLLRYARLFRAAR
- the tmk gene encoding dTMP kinase, with protein sequence MQTYRFITFEGMDGAGKSTQIAHAADWLRARGDTVLLTREPGGTPLGESLRALLLHEAMHADTEALLMFAARREHLAQVIEPALARGEWVLCDRFTDASFAYQGGGRGIDTARLGVLEQWVQRGLQPGLTLLFDLPCEVAAQRLAANGGDPDRFEREQADFFNRVRAAYLGRAAADSARMRVIDASMQPHIVSIQLEEILSSYCN
- the mltG gene encoding endolytic transglycosylase MltG — translated: MIRVLVRLALLALVAALAAVAALVGYAQRPLVWDGEAVEFTLRPGTALRQATHQIAAAGVPVEPLLLGLIGRVAVDGTKLQAGSYAFRSGLTPVELLEMMTRGDVTLREVRLIEGWTWRQARAALAAHPDLLLEAAALDDAQLLARIGSDAPFAEGWFFPDTYLFAKGDSDVAVLRRAHHAMKAQLAQAWQNRPADLPYRSPQDALIMASIIEKETGTAADRPMIASVFVNRLRVGMPLQTDPTVIYGLGERFDGNLTRAHLRADTPYNTYTRVGLPPTPIALPGRAAIDAALNPAPSPYYYFVARGDGSSEFSRTLAEHNRAVDRYQRRPARNERK
- the ygfZ gene encoding CAF17-like 4Fe-4S cluster assembly/insertion protein YgfZ, whose amino-acid sequence is MTFTDLLPAGTVANDGQFPAMQDATAEMRAAHDATVLVPLSHLSRLHADGEDASAFLHNLLTQDVKGLPANAARLAGFCSAKGRLLAAFTIWREGSAVVVQLPTALAEPMRKKLSMYVLRSKVTLSDSSAARPALGLAGGNAVAALGAAGLTVPADVMTTAGTDDVTVLKLAEDRFEIVLPAERLATLWGALSAHATPAGTPVWRRFDIRDGLVSVWPETQESFVPQMVNFELTGGVNFKKGCYPGQEIVARTQYLGKLKRRMYRAQADCPPPPAGTPVYGADTNDQACGTVVDAVAHPDGGCELLAVIQMSSTTAGAVKLASPDGAALTLLSMPYSLGE
- a CDS encoding DUF4936 family protein, with the protein product MTVRIDYFVYYRIEAGREAELLAALATMQASLHAATGIAGRVRRRLDDPSTWMESYEGVSDQYEFEIELGSHAFRHGLYELLAEGSRRHMERFRAPG
- a CDS encoding NRDE family protein; the protein is MCLIALGWRVRPDMPLLVIANRDEFHRRPTAPLAFWPDAPDVLAGRDLQSGGTWMGVTRSGRFAALTNFRDPSAQRADARSRGLLVSGFLTGRAGAPDYANTLRRNGGDYNGFNLLLCDGASLVWIGHPGDGEIDVRTLEPGVHAVSNHLPGTPWPKLVRARNGLSRMLGTPEADEAPAFDSLTDKAFALLADDTPADDADLPDTGVGIEWERRLSPVFISGDEYGTRSGTLLQLTDRRLCVEERRYGCSGRYQGASRFNLHR
- a CDS encoding sensor histidine kinase, whose translation is MIAAPLPPGEAERLAALNATALLDTPAEPSFDDLTRLASQICGTPMAIISLVDKDRQWFKSRVGVTASETPRDMAFCAHAILGSDVFVVGDAHDDERFHDNPLVTGALGLRFYAGAPLDIGAGQRIGTLCVLDVVPRTLDAAQRDALNVLARQVVAQIQLRDKVIALQEATARQSLFEQQLQRFNEEMQTLVALRTRELQQARDRAELYFDVAGNMMVVTDVAGRIERANRRTGEVLCRPSGSLRGEDWFELCFPAQERAEARAFFIGLIDAGSDSSRRFHGRVMTSDGQFRTVAWHTTRLVDERGVITGLLGMGEDITARLEAEEHLRRTLDELERSNMGLQQFVHVASHDLREPINSILNFAKLLARDRHEADSERIDRYIDFILRGGERLRTLVNDLLSFVRIDNSEARLDRVDLNESIEDTRQVLSDAIEKAGATLHVAPLPAVRGDRTLLGLLLQNLVSNALKFKRPGEAPAIRVCSESDEHELRIQVIDNGIGIAEGFHEKIFGVFQRLHARSEYEGTGLGLALCRRIADMHGARLYVESEEGLGSCFVLALPLSACLPTEPPRMAAA